The DNA segment TTTCCAATTTATTAATGCACAAGCATTATATAACTCAGTTGTGTTTGCAGATCTTGTCCGTGAAATGGGTCCTCACGGTGACGTCACTCATGATGAATAAATGTTTAAAAGTTTAATGATCTATGATTTGTAGAGGCTTAACGACCCatgcgactcagactatgagggacgccatagtcaagggctccgaaaatttcggccacctggagttatttaacgtgcaaagacatcgcacagtagacaggcctctagagtttcgcctccatcagaatTTGACTGCTGCGgctgggatggaacccgcgtctttcgggtcagcagccataaccactgagccaccgcagcggctgtaaAAGTTTAATGATAATAGTAATAGATTAATGGCGTTATATGCTGCGATGAGTGATATCACAATGTTAATTAGTAAAATCAATTAAGAAGTTAATCACTGCAATCGAGATAATGATTTAATTAGTAAGATGAAAATAACTAATTGGGAAACGATGCCATCACTAATTAAGGGGAGTAATTGGTGGATAACGTGTCAAGGTGATGACGCCGCACAAAAACCATGTGacacgatgacttgcaaaaagtaTGGCCATTTTTTTTACCTACACTCGCTACTCTAGTGTAGCCGGTGCAGCATGGGTCCatttttttgccagtgtagaaaaagtgtagCTCCGCCCACCTACACGGACTTATTTCTTTTACGCATAGTGTAGCATGGTAACTacactttctacaccgctttCTTTGGAGGTGTGGTGTAGGCTAGTGGACGAAAAAAGAAGGCGCGAGTTTCACAACGCCTTTTTCTGGCTGTAAATGTCGCGAGCAGTTCCAGCGCAGCCTCGCAAGTCTGTGAAGTCCGTCTGCCTGGACGATGGCAGCGTTACGGCGGTGCACCTACGAGACGGACAGCGGCAACCTTACCTTCTAGAAAGATAAAAACTGCTCACACGCCAGAATGTGCGTATTTTAGTCTGCCGAACGCTACTTCACATTTAGGTAAGCCGCGTTCGTTCCGTACGTTGGTATCGGCGCTGTGCGACCCAAGGGAAAAAATGTATTTTGCGTACATGGACATCCACGCATCTGTTTGTTAGTGCGAAACTGCCTACGCTTACACTATCATCTTTATCAGCATCAGACTTTCTGCATAAGAAGGGAGATTGTTCAGGCTAGTGGGAAATTCACacgaggttccatagcgcaaaagCAGGGACACGACAGAACACGAGCGCATTAAAGACATCCTCTTGATATTTTGTTTGGCTTATGAGtattttatgggtgtttaacgtcccgaagcgactcaggctatgaggtacgccgtagtaaagggctcaggaaatttcgaccacctcggggtctttaacgtgcactgatattgcacagtacacgggcctctagaattcgatCGCCActgccgagatcgaacccgcgtctttcgggtcagcagccgaacgcaataaaccactgtgccaccgcggtggcttgccCTTGACATTCAGAAAGACTTCTTTCTGGACAAATCCTGTATTTATTCGAAAAACAGTGCTCCAGTAAATATCAGCaacaaattgaagaaaaaatcgCCGTCAGTAAAATTACGTCAAGAAATTAAGCGATAATTTGAGCAATTCAGATCACGTTTAAACGATTAGACTGTAAAAATGTGACGCGTTCGCAAATAATTTGCTCTTGAAGAGCAGGTGGCCGCCTATCTTCAGCTTCAAGTACATAATCACGCCACCGTCGCGGCTGGGCGCAGAAGCCGCCCTGAGCTCGAACGCCAGCGCTTGCCTCATCTGAAGACGATGAAGTGCGGCCCATCACTGACGCTTGAGTTCCTTCGCCTGTGCGGCGTCCTGCAGCCAACCCGCAAGCGACTCGCACGTACGCCATGCGTGCTAGCCGTCGAATGCGACGGCCATATACCACAGGAGACGCGGCACGACGAAAGCAGGCACTGATGGTACTTCCGGAGCGGACCTAAAAGCATCAAGGTCTATCGCGCTGCAGAATCCTCGAGAGCCAGCCTCTAAAAGATCCAGGCGGAGGTCGACGAGGTGTTCCGCTTCTTCGGAGACCTGGAGGCAACCACGGGCACCGGATTCATCGACAGCTGTGTTTCTGGCAAGACGGTGGTCTCGAACAGCAGCGTGGCCGGAAGCCAGAAGCACGAGGTGGCTACCTTCTCCgcggtggcggtgcggacgccgCGGACGCAGGCGACGACCACGGCGTGCCAGGCGGTGACTGGGGCTATGACCGACCCGCTTGCCACGTTGACCAGCGCGGCCATTGACAGGTGCAGTCGCCTCGCACTGTTCGAGCATGGCGAGATGGTTGGTCTGCGCAAGACAGAAACGGCGCTTAGACGGCTCGGCGGAGAGCACAACGTATTCTATTATGTCGATGAGATTAACGCAAGCCAGAGCCGCGCGAAGAGTGCACGTAGAACGTACCTTGACCTCACTCCCTGGCTGCCCAGCTTGAAACATGACGGTGTGGTTCCACGGCTGTTGCAACTCCAAGCTGTACGGGCGATGCGGCTTCATAGCCGAAGGGCAGACAGCAGTAGTTCTCAGTAGAACGCTGGCGTTCCGCGCTCGGGTACCACCGTGGGCTCGTGCGTCGTACGATGTTTCAAGAACGACTCCGCGCCAGTGGCAAGGGCCGACGTTGTCTGCGAGCGTCGCAGGTACCGCCTGTAATGGTTCAGCAGAGCCCTGGAACATCGTCGAGTTGCTTCGAGGTGGGGACTGCGAGACCTACCTTCGCCGGTATCTtggagcagtgcagcagcagtgacgtGGCTCTTGGGGCTCGAAAGCTGCGTCCAATTCGCAAGATGTTCGACGCGTGACTGGAGCTGAGGGTGATTCGATGACACGCACGCCGCGTGACATGTgcagcggccgcacctgattggcctaaacgccggaagcggatgtggtgcaTTGTATGctcaataccacctagactagctgTAAGGTTAACTAGGtggtatacatggcttgcactgacgtcgtagctgggatccctgggatactgttccgccatgttggtgcagtcgcagcggccgtggtgcacttgatgcaattcgcgcgtacggtgtacttcgacggcgttgcgatggttatctgcgctgttgttggatgctccaaccgcacttgttgggcgaaatcaacaaacacaaacttttttcgtctttcaaaggtcatcgagcatcaaggtgaccgtacgaaagctttatgcgcgaagcgacgggaggtatggctggctcgtataaaacgtgccgatctcaacaccgaaaggacgggcatacgtgtttgcggcgctcacttcgtaaaaggtaagtccgttgcatatgcacagtgtttatttaggtgcatgacgtacaagcatagcggaaaatctcattttaaacaaacttttcttgcattttgtaggcagaccatcaaaactgtgggaggagacggacccggactgggcccctacgcttttgctcggctacagcgcaaaacatggtgatcccggtcgccacgctcgcgcggcaagacgacggacccagaaacgcgcggctcaagcggagtgtcaggctgaggagtcgggaacaatggaggctacgaatccaaattaacattgggcacatctctgcgaaggcacacgtcactgtcgatcttgtcgcgctaccggaccgtcgaaaacggcaacagcgatgagcttgatcacttaatgcgggccatagtgcgcgacgcgacaggcgagacctaaattgttggtcgacaaatctgtagcgagcgataacaatctctccacgcatgaccgtttcttttttgcgcaataacttgttgggtttccaaactaagataaaccagcaacggttcctttcatatgcccataaaaacagaataactcgtgatttaatctgaagtcgtccaggttcagtacatatgaagaaatgaatcactagcctgacagtttgtaaacagttctttttaaaactttactgattgattgcttacactcagtcacttgtggatttaataaccgttatttctttactctaatccttacaaagatcaatgccctgcggcttacctctccaagtagaagcaccttgtccccttgcagctgttttgccgacagtcccttcacccagccgctagtgaaataattatgcgcctcggtggacttaaacgccttcatttcttcaagggtcagaaagcttgcagaaaaaacaaggtaattgacgatgtcaccgtaacaaatctctggaaatatgtcgacatcgcttgtgtccgttcccggccgcagcatgaacgggtcgatattatcgcagagacgcactttttccgcataccgaacgcgctccgaccccgtaagatctaagcggtaggtagcgtctaaaggctgcttactgagaagcggcggcatgccacacaaaaggcaacaaaattgcacgtgttaccactagcgaggaaacgcgtgcgatacgcacaccaccgactccgcacagactgcaccaacatgtccgccgcagcgcgcgccgccggacgtgacgtcacatgcaaaccatgtgCTGCGAAAAGAGTCGAAGTAACTggatggtgacgtcaaaccatGTAGTcggagcggaggggggggggggggcctttttttgatggaaataaaacttgtttcaatcaatcaatcaatcaaggaaGATTTAGAGTAGAGGCCGTCACGCATGGAGGAgagaaagctcaggagaggccctcgctatccgagctgcacgccaaaaagtttGCCGGAAGTGACGTGATTCCCAAGGACCACTGGGAGTCTTTAGCAgacggcgcagccaatggtaacgctggacgcagcggcgtcgtctgctacattggggccattttttttttacctacactgGCTACACGAGTGTAGGTAGTTTGGcatggttcatttttttttttttgccagtgtagaaaaagtgtagCTCCGCCCATCTACACGGACGCATTActtttacgcgtagtgtagcACGAGGACTACACGTTCCACACCTCTTTTTTTTggaggtgtaggctagcagacgGAAAAAGAAGGTGCGCGTTtcaaacaaaataataataattggttttttttttgggggggggggcaaggaaatggcgcagtatctgtcccgtatatcgttggacacctgaactgcgccattaaggaaagggataaaggagggagtgaagggagaaagaggtgctgtagtggagggctccggaataatttcgaccacctggggatctttaacgggcactgacatcggacagcactcgcgcgtcttagcgtttttcctccataaaaacgcagccgccgcggtcgggttcgaacccgggaactccagaacagttgccgagcgccttaaccactgagccacagcggcgggtcaaAAACGCACGTGAAAATGTATTTTGCGTACATGGTCGTGTATACGTATCTATGTAAGTTAGTGCGAAACTCACTATAGGCTTACAGTACCGTCTTTCACGTCTGTGTATAAATACGGCGGCGCCTCAAAGTGGTCGGTCAGGCCGCTGTCTGAGAGCGAAGGGacagccatcgaaagtcgcacccCATTTTCCGCTGATCGCCGGTTTCAACGCGACGCAGAACGCTGTTCTCCTAGTCACGGCTGaagcatggatgctttgtatttcgcacGAGGAACTCGTCGCCGACCCCTCATCCGATGGTGCACTTACTGTGCAAGTAGCGACAGCTGCAGGGCAGACGATACAAGCTTGTGTGTTGCGGTCCATTTgagacaaaacaaaaatgtcctttCCATTTCTCTACCGTAATGAACGCAACGGAAAAATGTTTTGCCATatatatttcttcatttattcttataaTATATTATGACTCAAAAATTCAGAGGTTGTcgtctgagagaagaaaggaagagagaggtgccgtagtggaggtctgcggaaaTTAATTGCGactacctggcgatctttaacgtgcattgacattgcacagcacacgggtgccttgtaCTTGCTACTTCCGCTTCGCAGACTTACGCAGTGAAACCAAGAGGCACCATCTCAAATCACCGATAGTTAGTGAGCAGATTCGCGATTTCCTTGTTCCCAAGCCGTTCTTGATAGATAGCCCATATTTCCTTTTTGAAAAGCCAAGAAGATTTGAGGCAACTACCCGACACACAGTAAAAACACGGGTAAAGcaattcttttttgttgttgttacggATGCAACTGGCCTTTTTATTAGGGATGCAGCTGACTTTTTTTCTACTTTCCCCATGAAGCAGTGGCATCTCGCATACTCCGCCGTATACTCCGAATCTCGTATACTCCGAATCTTATTGCGTAGCTATGCTCATGTTTTGCACTGCACATGGTGTTTTCTTTATCGCCAGAAACACCAGAAATATTAAGGTAGAAAATAACGCTCCAAGTGCATAAAGTTGCACGCAAAATGGAGAAAATAGCCGAGAGACACGGTGTCTCTCTAGCCTTTCCTGCTCTTTGAAACTGAGGAGACTATGACGACGTGTTTCAGGCGAGAAAGAAAACACTGTCCAACGTGGATTCAAATCACTGCGCAATATAGCAGCCGGCGTAGTATACGGGATACCTCTGTCTTGCGTAAAAAAATGTGTCGGACAAAAGGCCACTTCATCAATACGGTAGCAAAGGAACATAATCGAACTATCGATCAAAAACAGAACTAGGAAAACCGCGAAATCGCCTCTGCCTGGCTTGCAGGTGTGTCCGTCTGTTTCGCCACATGAAGGCACTAGAACCAGCATTATCAGGGAACAATATGCGCACTCGAGCCGTCCGTTATCTTCACAAGTATGGCTTCTCAGAGAAACTGTCGTAAGAATGACGTCTAAAGTTTCATTGCTTTGTCTTCCTGATTGCGAAATTTCTTCTCTTTGTACTTATCTGACGTAACTCATTGCGTTTGGCCGCGGGTGCGCCTGTTTGTGCACGAGGCTCCGTCTTTTTCTATACTTTTTAAAAAGTTATTGGCATTTAATTGGGACGTCCGGTACATTCATAATTTGATTGCCTTAGTTGATCCCACTGTATTTTATACGAGGATGATATTGCGATCTAGTTATATAACGAGTCCAATAACGATCTAATTTTTGAACTGAGTACCGTAATGAGCAAGCTAACGACATGGTGTCTCGATAATCAGACAATTATTCAAACCTATAAAATTAAATTTAAGGTTTTAAATGTACTCCAAAGCCCTTCCCTGCGTACCTGCTTTAACTTCCCCCTCCCCTCATCTTTCATTTTAGTATTATTTCAGCATCTAATTACAGCAGTTTTCGCGGCGTTATTTTGGATTCCACTCTTAATATTCTCCACCCGCATCGctcaaatgaagaaaaaatcttTGTCTGGCGTTGCACCACTCATTAAATGTCGTCCATTTTTCCTACTCACATACTGTTATCCTTATTTTACGCATTCGTACACCGTCACCACACTTACGGCCTTACGGCATTGTTGCATCGGGAAGCTCCACTGCCACGTTTTATCTTTGCGTCATTTACAAAAACAGGCCATCCTCATTATAACCAATGCAGCTGGTTCTCTACTACAGCTCATGCCTTGTCACATGAGAACACTCTACCAGTTCACtaccatttatttttattatcaacTTAAGATTATTTTCTTTAAGCTAATAGAACATTTCCATTTTACCAATCCCAATATGCAGACAAACAACAAttcttctcaggttgcagatagAAACAGTTCTCTACTTACAAAAGTCTATATTAATTACGAGATAGTGACCTCATTATTTGCGGCCAATTCAATAAGAACACATTGCCAAGCACATTGCCATTTGCACTGAAAACATCATTAAAAAAAAGCTAACGTTCTTTCTGTAGCAAAACGGATGTTTTTCTATCTTTTCGCTTCTGAATAATTTTGGTAGTATTGCCTCTGTGAAGTTTAACTCCATTCCTGCTTTGTTTTAGATGTCGTTATATTTTCATATGCTGCAACCAATCCAATGAATTTGCTGTtattatttcttgatttgttgtgATGTATCCAGAGTGCCAGTACAGGCTTCTGATTCTGGGACCCTTGCCTCTGTAAATAACACTGTGCAATTTCGGAGCGGACTTAATTTGATTTGGAAGGAAAATAGACTCTGCGACACTCTTGGGGGACCTTTGGTCTGTTTATCTTCTCATCTTTAAACTCCCTTTTTGATCACGAGTTGCACAAGAGAATACGAAATACAAAATTTCGCCACTTCGTTTGCACGAGAGGCACACAAGTGCGCCAGCGAAAATTAAGGGAAATAAAAGCTTCATGCAGCGCCATCTGCGTCGGGGTGGGACCATTGCTTCAAGCTGCCGCGCTCCGACTCCGCTCTTCGCTTTTTCCCTTCTCGTGCGGGCTCGATACTTTTCACGGCTGCGAGGTGTTTAACTGTTTAATACTGAGAGCCCTCTGCGCTTGGTTGGGCGGAAAaaaaaagtagtagtagtaagaggtttttattaaaataataataaaaaggaaggaaaagattattgctagccccggcatctgccatagacgctgaagcacctgagctggggcagcggaaataaattatagcaggcagaatgcagaaatgaaacgaaagaggtgagaggacaggaagcgaggatagggggagaggtaatatacacaagctATTTACCCAATAAGAAATgagtccaggttgtgcgcgtgattagtgaaAAAACTAGCAGAATAAGAATTAACATGGTGCTTAGTATGACTGTCCATGCCCCGTGTGTGTGTGCTGCCCCAGGCCCTGATACGGAAAAAACAACCCGCagggtctgaaaaaaaaagatagagagGCAGCGGTTTTGATTAAATTTGTTTCACGCCCCTCTCATGGGCACTGAATGTCGCGCCACTATCTCTTGTGAAGCTCGACATAAAAGCACAAGCCAGCAATGCTTGGTTTCCTACCGTGATCCCAGCACCTCAACAGagcactcacaaaaaaaaaactggactttTTTGGTCGAAGCCCAACAAGGTCGACAACTGGCTGTTTCATTTATTGACAGTGAGTCATCCTCTGTTAATTCTACGTAGATGCATAAGGGTGgggcgaaataaaaaaatgaacagtAGTAGCCCCTGCCTGCACAATTCTGCATACATAGATTATTTTGggacaaaaaaaacaagaaaaatgtgtcCCAGCCCGCACCACTAAGAATAACGGGCTCAAACAATTCTACCTACAGATAGTCGATGAGTCCaaagaggtggactccccgttccacTGCTGTACCACGGTAGAATTAcctacaaagagtatggtggagctgccataaaaaaacgtaaaccaataagctcctgcctgtaccactaaagtatcacaggcttaacccaatcgtaatataaatgaaaaggcccgaaggcaatgttgtgcttttgccacccgcaggtgggaaaataaaaaaaaatggggtaatgctaccaagcgacccacagccgggggagcgggcccggggagactcgcctgatctcccctgggacgtagcggagggggtgggacataggttgtgggaatgggactgagggaagggttatggggaatgtgatgggaatggggacagcgagatattgaccctcattttatcatcgctcgactcctgtctggccaggacagggagggcgtcgatgttgtccaatggtgcggctccactcacgggatgcccgaccacccaacgacgcaatagctccgactcggagacagggaatcctaacccggggcagctgcctcgggctcctccacgactttcaggggtccggttcggacttgcgtaacgctgcccagctactaaccgtcaagtgtttttcgcggcttttcagactccggaagtatgtgtggtggatccagccaatggaattagactcccagggacccacctgtgcttccaaccaaccaaccttgcacttatttcctcccctggcttgctccacacctactga comes from the Amblyomma americanum isolate KBUSLIRL-KWMA chromosome 1, ASM5285725v1, whole genome shotgun sequence genome and includes:
- the LOC144136766 gene encoding uncharacterized protein LOC144136766 — translated: MKPHRPYSLELQQPWNHTVMFQAGQPGSEVKTNHLAMLEQCEATAPVNGRAGQRGKRVGHSPSHRLARRGRRLRPRRPHRHRGEGSHLVLLASGHAAVRDHRLARNTAVDESGARGCLQVSEEAEHLVDLRLDLLEAGSRGFCSAIDLDAFRSAPEVPSVPAFVVPRLLWYMAVAFDG